In Candidatus Krumholzibacteriia bacterium, a single window of DNA contains:
- a CDS encoding type II toxin-antitoxin system HicB family antitoxin encodes MRYPIAIETGDAKHAFGVVVPDLPGCFSAGDTLDDALTNAREAILLHLEGLLDDGKPFPAASSIEQLRKKRSYRGWTWAVVDVDASELGDKAARINITLPQRILRAV; translated from the coding sequence ATGCGATATCCGATTGCCATTGAAACAGGGGATGCCAAACATGCGTTCGGGGTGGTTGTCCCGGATCTGCCTGGCTGCTTCTCTGCCGGGGATACACTTGACGACGCACTGACCAATGCGCGTGAGGCCATTTTGCTTCACCTCGAAGGACTCCTGGACGACGGTAAGCCGTTCCCTGCGGCATCGTCGATTGAACAACTGCGGAAGAAGCGTAGCTATCGCGGCTGGACCTGGGCTGTCGTTGACGTTGATGCCAGCGAGCTCGGAGACAAGGCCGCAAGAATCAACATCACCTTGCCGCAGCGCATTCTGCGTGCAGTCG